Proteins encoded by one window of Pigmentiphaga litoralis:
- the phoB gene encoding phosphate regulon transcriptional regulator PhoB: protein MSSTILVVEDEPAIQELIAVNLSFAGHKVLRATDAEQAQTLIRAELPDLILLDWMLPGASGITLARKLRAEERTKAVPVIMLTAKGAEQDKVDGLEAGADDYITKPFSPKELMARIKAVLRRRAPQLTDDMITVAGLKLDPVTHRLAGNDTPLAIGPTEFRLLHFFMTHPERVFSRSQLLDQVWGDHVFVEERTVDVHIRRLRKALEPSRHDGHVETVRGSGYRFTAQPVPGVQLND, encoded by the coding sequence ATGTCCAGCACCATCCTAGTCGTCGAAGACGAACCCGCCATCCAGGAACTGATCGCCGTGAACCTGTCGTTCGCCGGGCACAAGGTGCTGCGCGCGACGGACGCCGAGCAGGCCCAGACCCTGATCCGCGCCGAATTGCCCGACCTGATCCTGCTCGACTGGATGCTGCCCGGCGCTTCGGGCATCACCCTGGCCCGCAAGCTGCGCGCCGAAGAGCGCACCAAGGCCGTCCCGGTCATCATGCTGACCGCCAAGGGCGCCGAGCAGGACAAGGTCGACGGCCTGGAAGCCGGCGCCGACGATTACATTACCAAGCCGTTTTCGCCCAAGGAATTGATGGCGCGGATCAAGGCGGTGCTGCGCCGCCGCGCGCCGCAGCTGACCGACGACATGATCACGGTGGCCGGGCTCAAACTCGACCCCGTCACCCATCGGCTGGCCGGCAACGACACGCCCCTGGCAATCGGCCCGACCGAATTCCGCCTGCTGCACTTTTTCATGACCCACCCGGAACGCGTGTTTTCGCGCTCGCAACTGCTCGACCAGGTGTGGGGCGACCACGTTTTTGTGGAAGAACGTACGGTGGACGTGCACATTCGCCGCCTGCGCAAGGCGCTGGAACCCAGCCGCCATGACGGTCACGTGGAGACGGTGCGGGGCAGCGGCTACCGCTTTACCGCGCAACCGGTTCCCGGCGTCCAGCTGAACGACTGA
- the phoR gene encoding phosphate regulon sensor histidine kinase PhoR, whose translation MVWIRNLLLVLAWGGIAALGHPVAGHHGSWALFSFGLGTLLCWHIWQLSRVTRWTRDLKRPPPPSAGSWDDALARIYRHLRSQERQLALLEGNVQGFLSAAQALPDGLVTLDEDFHIDWCNRIARHHLGLRLPEDRGHSLLNLVRSPEFVRYARQLEWPSPVLVRSPGSGDRVLMVQLISYNKRQRMLLTRDVTQIEKLETTRRDFVANVSHELRTPLTVLAGFLETLIEMPADALPQAQRDQYLRTMHEQAQRMQAIVADLLTLSTLESSPTTDPQPVGMPGLIRTALSQAEALSNGRHTLSSEIDPHLDVLGSGSELSSAISNLLINAVRYTPDGGKVTVRWHTEADGSARYSVTDTGIGIAAHHLPRLTERFYRVDRGRSRESGGTGLGLAIAKHIAMRHGAELEITSEVGRGSCFSLHFPRTRLTDGDRP comes from the coding sequence ATGGTCTGGATCCGAAATCTTCTTCTTGTCCTTGCGTGGGGCGGTATCGCCGCGCTGGGTCACCCCGTTGCGGGGCATCACGGCAGTTGGGCGCTGTTCAGCTTCGGGCTGGGTACCCTTCTGTGCTGGCACATCTGGCAGCTGTCGCGGGTCACGCGGTGGACGCGTGACCTGAAACGGCCGCCGCCGCCGTCGGCCGGGTCGTGGGACGACGCGTTGGCGCGTATTTACCGGCATCTGCGCAGCCAGGAACGGCAGCTGGCGCTTTTGGAAGGCAATGTGCAGGGTTTCCTGTCGGCCGCCCAGGCGCTGCCCGACGGGCTGGTTACCCTGGATGAAGACTTCCATATCGATTGGTGCAACCGCATTGCCCGGCACCACCTGGGCCTGCGGCTGCCCGAAGACCGCGGCCACAGCCTCCTGAACCTGGTGCGGTCGCCGGAATTCGTGCGGTACGCCCGGCAACTGGAGTGGCCGTCGCCGGTGCTGGTCCGCAGCCCCGGATCGGGTGACCGGGTGCTGATGGTGCAGCTGATCAGCTACAACAAGCGCCAGCGCATGCTGCTGACCCGCGACGTGACGCAGATCGAAAAGCTGGAAACCACGCGCCGCGACTTCGTGGCCAACGTGTCGCACGAACTGCGCACCCCGCTGACCGTGCTGGCGGGCTTTCTGGAAACCCTGATCGAGATGCCGGCCGACGCCCTGCCCCAGGCGCAGCGCGACCAGTATCTGCGGACCATGCACGAACAGGCGCAGCGCATGCAGGCGATCGTGGCGGACCTGCTGACCCTGTCGACCCTGGAATCGTCGCCCACCACCGACCCGCAACCGGTTGGCATGCCGGGGCTGATACGCACCGCGCTGTCGCAGGCGGAGGCCTTGTCCAACGGCCGCCATACCCTGAGCAGCGAGATCGACCCGCATCTGGATGTGCTGGGATCGGGCAGCGAACTGTCGTCGGCGATTTCCAACCTGCTCATCAATGCGGTGCGCTATACCCCTGACGGCGGCAAGGTGACTGTGCGCTGGCACACGGAAGCCGATGGAAGTGCACGCTATTCGGTCACGGATACCGGGATCGGCATCGCGGCGCACCACCTGCCGCGGTTGACCGAACGGTTCTATCGCGTGGACCGCGGCCGATCGCGCGAATCAGGCGGCACCGGCCTGGGACTGGCGATTGCCAAACACATTGCCATGCGCCACGGCGCCGAGCTGGAGATCACCAGCGAGGTCGGGCGCGGCAGTTGCTTCTCTCTGCACTTTCCGCGGACACGCCTGACCGACGGCGACCGCCCGTAA
- the serA gene encoding phosphoglycerate dehydrogenase, with translation MAKIVLLENIHPSAREVFTAAGFTDIVTYNSALPPDALQEAIRDADVVGIRSRTQMDKAAFEAARKVRVVGCFCIGTNQVDLTTAMESGIPVFNAPFSNTRSVAELVLAEAILLLRRIPEKNLRVHQGHWDKTANGSFEARGKTLGIIGYGNIGSQIGTLGEQLGMRVIFHDVEAKLPLGNARAYDLPTLLAESDVVTLHVPGGRSTENIMDEGTLSMMKRGAILINASRGTVVDIDALRAALDTGHISGAALDVFPVEPKGVDEPLVSPLIGLPNVILTPHIGGSTMESQENIGREVAEKLVRFVLSGTTKGAVNFPELPYQEPAGTARILHVHRNVPGALAQLNSLFADAKLNIVSQQLQTKGPVGFVLTDIGDAPSPDMIEKLKSHPITVRCDVL, from the coding sequence ATGGCGAAAATCGTACTTTTGGAAAATATCCACCCCAGCGCACGCGAGGTTTTTACCGCCGCCGGGTTTACCGACATCGTGACCTACAACAGCGCCTTGCCGCCCGACGCGCTGCAGGAAGCCATCCGTGACGCCGACGTGGTCGGCATCCGGTCGCGCACGCAAATGGACAAGGCCGCGTTCGAAGCCGCGCGCAAGGTGCGTGTGGTCGGCTGCTTCTGCATCGGCACCAATCAGGTCGACCTGACGACCGCCATGGAATCGGGCATTCCGGTGTTCAACGCGCCGTTTTCGAATACCCGATCGGTGGCCGAACTGGTGCTGGCCGAAGCGATCCTGCTGCTGCGCCGCATTCCCGAAAAGAACCTGCGCGTGCACCAGGGCCATTGGGACAAGACCGCCAACGGGTCGTTCGAAGCGCGCGGCAAGACGCTGGGCATCATCGGCTACGGCAATATCGGCTCGCAGATCGGCACGCTGGGCGAACAGCTGGGCATGCGCGTGATTTTCCATGACGTGGAAGCCAAGCTTCCGCTGGGCAATGCCCGCGCTTACGACCTGCCGACGCTGCTGGCCGAATCGGACGTGGTGACCCTGCACGTGCCGGGTGGCCGGTCGACCGAAAACATCATGGATGAAGGCACGCTGTCGATGATGAAGCGGGGTGCGATCCTGATCAACGCGTCGCGCGGCACCGTGGTGGACATCGACGCGCTGCGCGCGGCGCTGGATACCGGCCACATTTCGGGCGCGGCGCTGGATGTGTTCCCGGTCGAGCCCAAGGGTGTGGACGAACCGCTGGTCAGCCCGCTGATCGGCCTGCCCAATGTGATCCTGACGCCGCACATTGGCGGCAGCACGATGGAATCGCAAGAAAACATCGGCCGCGAAGTGGCGGAAAAACTGGTGCGTTTCGTGTTGAGCGGCACGACCAAGGGCGCCGTCAATTTCCCGGAACTGCCTTATCAGGAGCCGGCCGGTACGGCGCGTATCCTGCACGTGCACCGGAACGTTCCGGGCGCGCTGGCGCAGTTGAACAGCCTGTTCGCCGACGCAAAGCTGAATATTGTCAGCCAGCAATTGCAGACCAAGGGACCGGTCGGTTTCGTGCTGACGGACATTGGCGATGCCCCCAGCCCGGACATGATCGAGAAGCTGAAAAGCCATCCGATCACCGTGCGCTGCGACGTGCTGTAA